The following nucleotide sequence is from Longimicrobium terrae.
TTCCCCTGATGCTCGCGTGCAAGCCCGCCTCTGGAGACGCGCGGCAGGCGGAGCCGACGCAGACGCCCGCGCGAACCGCATCCTCATCGGCCGCCCTGGCGTCACGCCGTACCGCATCCACCGGTTCCGCGTCGCTGGATGCGCTGCACGCCGCCTTTGTGCGCGCGTACAATGCGCGTGACGCGGCGGCGCTGGCGGGGCTGTACACGGACAGCGCCACGCTGGTGGGGTCGTCGGGCGTGGTGGTCCGCGGGCGGGAGTCCATTCGCGACGGCTACGCACGCAGCCTTACCGCGCTGCAGGACTTCGTGATGGAAGCCGAGGCCTCGGCGGAGGACGGCGCGCTGGCGTACGAGCGCGGCGTGTACTCGCAGAACGTCGCCGCGCCCGGCCGGCCCCCGCAGGCCGTGTTCGGCACGTACCTGATGGTGGCGCGCCGCGGGGCGGACGGCGCGTGGCGCATCGAGTCGCACACGGTGAGCCGGGCCCCAGCGCGCGAGCCGGGCAGGGAATAGGGAACAGGGATGAAGGGCGTGATCTCAATGAGGGCGGGCATCATCTCCCCCTGCAGTTCCCCCGCGTGCCCCTCTGTTGAAACCTCCGCGTCCTCCGCGTGAAACGACAGAGCAGGCGAACGCAAAACAGGCCGGGATCCACACGGATCCCGGCCTGCCGCCGTTCATCAACCGAAAGCGGAATTACTCGCCGTACGGCACCCACACGTTCTTGACCTGCGTGGCCTGCCGCAGAAACTCGCGGCCTTCGCCCTGCTCGGCATCCAGCCAGTCGCGGTCGCGGCCGTAGCCCACCCAGGTGCGCTTCATGTTGCCGGCAGACAGGCGCTCCACCATGGCGCTCCCGTCCGCCGAGCCGAAGTACCACATCGCCTCCACGTCGTCGTGCGAGGCAAGGGTCTCGGCCAGTTCGTCGCGCTTGCCGGTGACGATGTTCACCACGCCGCCCGGCAGGTCCGACGTATCCAGCACCTGGTAGAAGTCCGTGGCCACCAGCGGCCACCGCTCCGAAGGCACGACGACGACGCTGTTCCCCGTGGCCACCGCCGGCATCACCGTGCTGATGAAGCCCAGCAGCGGAAACGCATCGGGACAGGCCACGCCCACCACGCCGATGGGCTCGTTCATGGCGATGGTCACGTTGCGCAGCGGCGTCGCGTGCACCAGGCCGTCGTACTTGTCGGCCCAGGCGGCGTACGTGTACAGGCGGCGGATGCTGGCCTCCACCTCGCGCTCGGCGCCGGCCTCGTCGCCGGTCATGGCGGCGATGCGGCGGGCGAACTCGTCGGCGCGGGCGCCCAGGTTCTCGGCCATGTAGTACAGCACCTGCGCGCGGTTGTGCGCCGTGCCCGCGCCCCAGCCGCGGGCCTTGTGCGCCGCCTCCACCGCGTTGCGCACGTCCTTGCGGTTGCCCAGCCCCACGTCGCCCACCAGCCGGTCGCCGGGGCCGTACACGGGCATGCTGTACCCGCTGTCCGGCCGCGCCTGCTTGCCGCCGATGTACAGCTTGGCGGTGCGGTCGATGGGCGGCAGCGAGGGCCCGCCGTTCTTCTGCTTTTCCCCGCGCGGCGGCTTGGTACGCACCGTTTCCCGCCGCGGCGCGGAGCCCTTGCCGGCCACTTCCCAGCGCGGCTTGATGTACTCCCACAGCCCCTCGCGCCCGCCCTCGCGCCCGAACCCGCTCTCCCGGTAGCCGCCGAATCCGGCCGCCGCGTCGAACAGGTTGGTGCTGTTGATCCACACCGTGCCGGCCTTGATCTTGGGCGCGATGTCCAGGGCCAGGTTGATGTTTTCCGTCCACACGCTGCTGGCCAGGCCGTACGGCGTGTTGTTGGCCAGCTCCACCGCCTCCGAGGGCGTGCGGAAGGTCATCAGCACCACCACCGGGCCGAAGATCTCCACCTGCGCCACGGTGGACGACGGCTGCACGTCGGTGAACAGCGTGGGCGGAAAGAAGCAGCCCTCGGTGGGGCAGCTCCACGACGGCTGCCAGAGCGACGCGCCCTCCTGCCGCCCCTGCTCCACCAGTTCGCGGATGCGGTCCAGCTGCACCGGCGCCACGATCGCCCCGATGTCCACCGACTTGTCCAGCGGATTGCCCACGCGCAGCGTTTCCATCCGCTCGCGCAGCCGCGCCGTCAGCTTTTCGGCGATCCCTTCCTGCGCCAGAATGCGCGAGCCGGCGCAGCATACCTGCCCCTGGTTGAACCAGATGGCGTCGACGACTCCCTCGACCACGCTGTCCAGATCGGCGTCGTCAAAGACCAGGAAGGGCGACTTGCCGCCCAGCTCCAGCGACAGCTTCTTGCCCGTGCCCGCCGTGGCCACGCGGATGATGCGGCCCACGTCGGTGCTGCCCGTGAAGGCGATCTTGTCGACGTCGTCGTGCGCGACCAGCGCGGCGCCGGTGCGGCCGTCGCCGGTGATCACGTTCAGCACGCCCGCGGGGAGGCCCGCGTCACGGCAGACCTCGGCGAACAGGAGCGCCGTCAGCGAGGTGAACTCCGCGGGCTTCAGGACAACGGTGTTCCCCATCGCCAGCGCGGGGGCCACCTTCCATGCCAGCATGAGCAGCGGAAAGTTCCAGGGGATGATCTGCCCCACCACTCCCACGCCCGTTGCGCCCGGGAACTCCGTGTCCATCAACTGCGCCCACCCGGCGTGGTGGTAGAAGTGCCGGGCCACCAGCGGGATGTCGATGTCGCGCGACTCGCGGATGGGCTTGCCGTTGTCCACCGTTTCCAGCACGGCGAACAGACGGCTGTGGCGCTGGATGTGGCGCGCGATGGCGTACAGGTAGCGGGCGCGCGCATGGCCGTCCAGCGCCTGCCACGCGGGAAGCGCCTCGCGGGCGGCGCGCACGGCGTCGTCCACGTCTTCCGTGCTCCCATGCGCCAGCCGCGCGAGGGGACGGTTGTCGGCCGGATTGCTGGTGTCGAAGTACTCCCCGCCCCGCGGATCGCGCCACTCGCCGGCGATGAAGTGCCCGAAGGTGCGTCCCCGCTCCTCCAGCCAGGCCACCGCGGGCGAGGCACTTTCGGGTGCGGGGCCGTATTCCATGGTCTCGAAGATCTCGGCGATGCTCATCAGGCTGCTGCGGGAAGGGGGTGCGACGGCGGGGCCGCGTCCCGGACGCGCGGCGGGCCTCAATCTACAGCATCCGCATCCGTTTGGCAGGCCCGCGCGCGCCCGGCGTGCGGATTGCCGTCCCACGGCGCAGTTGCGGCGCGGAACCCGCGCGCCCCGTCCCTTTCGCAGAACGACATCGCGTGACCGATCACGATCCGTATCCACCCCGCCCGCCGCTGCCGCCGGAGCCCGCCGCCGCGCCCGCCCGCCCGGACCGGTGGCAGACCCATCCGCCGCTGGACGGGGATCCAGACCCCGATCCGCGCCCGCTTCCGCCCGCGCCGCCGGCCCCGTTCACCCTGGCGCTTGCCGTCATCATCGGCGCGGTGGCGCTGGTGCAGGTGCTGGTGTTCTTCGGGGTGGGCAACGGCGCGGCCGCATGGGCCGGGTTCGGCCGGGGCGACGCGTACATCACGCCGGCCGCGATGGACCCCGCGCGCGTGCGGTCGGGTGCGTGGTGGCTGCTGCTTACGGCGGAACTGATGCACGGCGGCCCGCTGCACTTCATCCTCAACTTCAGCGCGCTGCGGTCGCTGGGAAAGTCCATCGAGTGGCGTGCGCCGCGCGGATGGGTGCCGCTGGTGTTCCTGGTGTCGGCGCTGGGGGCCTCGGTGGCGAGCTTCGTTCTGCCGCCGGACGCGCAGAGCGTGGGCGCGTCCGGCGGGCTGATGGGGATGTTCGGTTTTCTGCTGGTGATGGCGCACCGCCGCAGGCAGCACATGCCGCCGGGCTTTCTGCGCTCGCTGGTGATCAACATCGCGCTGATCGCGGGGCTGGGGCTGGTCTACTACCAGTACATCGACAACGCGGGGCACCTGGGCGGCATCGTCGCGGGCGCGGCAATCGGCTTCTTCGCCATCCCCGAAGGCGCGAAGCGGTGGGACCCGCGCGGCGGGCCGGGGCTGGAGCGGGCGGGGATCGCGTCGCTCGTCATCCTCGCCATCGCCGCGGTGATCGCCATTCTTGCCATGCTGGGCATCGCCTTTCTGCCCTGAGGAACGGGGTCTCACGCAGAGCAGCAGAGGAGCAGAGAACTGCACCGCTTCTCCTCTGCTGCTCTGCTGCTCTGCGTGATCCCTTCCTCTGGTCTTCTGGAGATTGCACCGGCGCGGCGGATTCATATTCTTACCGGAATCAGGTTCTCCCCACCCTCCCGATCTCCGCTCTCCGTGAACCAGCCGCTGGATCCCACGCCTGATCCGTCCATCGCGGAAGCGCTGCCGTACGGGTACGAGGACCCGCGCGACGGCCGGGTGGCGTGCACGCAGGCCGAGCTGATCCGGCGGTGCGGCTCGCGCCTGCTGCCGCCGCGCGTGTGGACGCCGGGGTCGGATGGGCTGGTGCGCCCGTGGGACGTGCCGATGCTGCGCGACGCCATCGGCGAGCGCATCCGTGGCCGGCACTCGGGGGTGATGGCAGTCGGCCTGCTGGTGGTCTCCGGGATCGCGGTGTTCGCCAGGGACAATCCCGGCGTCGCCGCCTGGCTCCTCGCCGGGGTGGGGCTGGCTGCGTGGTTGGCGTGGAATCCATTTCACACCCGGCTTACCCGGGACGAGGTGCGCCAGGCGAAGCAGGCCACGCGTCCCAGGATTCCGGCCGTGGCCCGCGCCGGACCGCACACCTGGCGCGACCTGGTGCCGCCGCCGTCCGAGACAACCACCGGCGAGTACGGCATGGTGTCGCGCACGAGCGGCGAGCCAGTACCGGTAGCCCGCGAGAAGCTGATCGACCTGGTGAAGCGCGGGGTGGGGCCGTCGCTGGTGTGGACGCCGGAAAGCGAGGGCGTCGTTCCCGTATGGAGGGTGCCGTTTCTGATGGACGCACTGGCCTCGCGCAACCGCCGGCAGGACGCGGTGGTCCCCGGGATGCTGCTGTTTACCGTCCTGTACACGGGGTCGTTCGGCTTGTCCGGGGCGGCTTCGAGAACATTGTCCATCTCCGCAGCCGTGCTGTTCGCGGGCTGGGTGGCGTACCTGGGTTCGGCGCGCGCACGGGCCCGGGGGATGGATGCGGAGCGGATGGAGCGGGACCTGAACGCGTTCGCCGCCGGATGGTTCCGCCAGACCGTTCCCGCGCAATGGACGACGGCGATGGTCGGCACGCTGGCGGCGACCGGACTGCTGCAGGTGCTGGCGCTCACGGCGAGCGTGCATGCGGGGGCGGTGAGCATGCGTTGGCTGGAGATGGGCGAGTGGTGGCGCCTGCTCACCGCGCCGGTCCTGCATGGCGGGGTCGTGCACTGGGCGTTCAACGTGTCCGCGCTGGACTCGCTGGGCCGGATGATGGAACGCCGCGCGCCGCGTGCGTGGCTCCCCATCACCTTTCTGCTGGCGGCGCTGGCGGGCGGGGCGGCCAGCGCGCTGCTGCCCCCGGACGGAGTCTCGGTCGGTTCCTCCGGCGGGCTGATGGGATTGTTCGGGTTTCTGGTCGTGATGGTGCGCCGCCGCCGGGCCGACTTTCCCGAGGGGTTCTCCCGCGCGCTGCTCCTCAACATCGCGCTGATCGGCGTGGTGGGCGGGATTGCGTACGCCTACATCGATAACGCGGCGCACGCGGGCGGGCTGGCGGTGGGCCTGCTGATCGGCCTGCTCGCCGTCCCCAGCGCGGCCCGGACTCCGGAGTGGACGGGCGGTGCGTGGCTGGAGTGGGCGGGACGCCTCGCCCTCGGCGTGATCCTGGCCAGCGCCGCGGCGGCGATCTTCGTCACGATCCGCATTTTTCTCCGCTGACCCTTGGAGCTGCGTGTGATGACGGACGAGATGCGGGCCTGGATCTGCGTCACCTGCGGCACCCAGTTCACGCCGTTGCCATCGCCGCCGGACGCGTGCCCCATCTGCGCGGACGAGCGGCAGTACGTGGGGCACGGCGGGCAGCGGTGGACCACGCTGGAGGATCTCCGCCGGACGCACCGCAACGCGTGGCAGCGGCTGGAGCCGGGGCTGATGGGGATCGGCACGGAGCCCCGGTTCGCCATCGGGCAGCGCGCGCTGCTGGTGCGCACGCCGGCGGGAAACATCCTGTGGGACTGCATCGCCCTCCTGGATGACGCCACCATCGACATCATCCGCGCGCTCGGCGGGCTCCGGGCGATCGCCATCTCCCATCCGCACTACTACACGACCATGGTGGAGTGGGCGCGGGCCTTTGACGCGCCCGTCCTGCTCCACGCCGCCGACCGCGAGTGGGTGATGCGGCCGGACGAGCGGATCGAGTTCTGGGACGGGGAGACGCGCGATCTGGGCGGCGGCGCCACGCTCATCCGCTGCGGGGGCCACTTCGCGGGCGGCACGGTACTGCACTGGGCGGATGGCGCGGACGGCCGCGGCGCGCTGCTGACCGGCGACATCATCCAGGTAGTCCCCGACCGGCGGTGGGTCAGCTTCCTCCGCAGCTATCCCAACCTGATCCCGCTGGACGCGGCGAGCGTGCGCCGCGTCGCCGCCGTCGTAGAGCCGTACGCCTTTGACCGCATCTACGGCGCCTGGTGGGACATGCACGTGATGGAGGACGCCCGGAACGCCGTCGCCCGTTCCGCCGCGCGGTACGTGGCGGCGCTCGAGGGAGGTGCGGACGCGGCTCCGTGACCTCCGTGCATCCTCCGTGACCTCCGTGTGAAACGGCTGTTCGCGGAATCCGCCGCGCGCCCGGGGCAGGGGACGAAACGATGGCCCGGAGCCTGCCGTACACTGAGGCCGGCGGGCGCGGACGGACTCCGCGCGCGCGGCCCGTGCAGGCGTACGCCTTGACATCGCGCGCGTTTGCGCGAGACTTGTATGTTCGGCCTTCTACACGCGCAGGAGCAGGTCACGATGGTGCAGGCAAGCTTGAAACGAGCGGCGCTGGCCGTGCTGCTGGCGCTGGGCGCGGCGGTTCCGGCCGCGGCGCAGGCCGCGCGGGACACCGTGCCGGACCCGGAAGATTCGCGTCCCCGCGGCCTGGTGTCGCGCGAGGAGCTGATGCAGGACCGGCTGCGGCGCATGGGCGTCGACAACCCGGACCCCGCGCCCCACGCCCCCCGCAACCGCGCCGACAGCGTGGAGTGGGTGCGCTGGCGCACGGCGGCCAACCGCGCCACGGGACGGCGCATCATCGTTTCCATCTACGACCGCAAGCTGTGGCTCATCAACGGCAGCGACACGCTGATGGAGGCGGCGGCCGGGGTGGGCATGGGCGTGGTGCGCGGCCCCAAGGGCATCGGCCGCGCCGACTTCAGCACGCCGCGCGGACGCCGCGTGGTGCTGGCCAAGGAAGAAAACCCGCTCTGGAATCCGCCCGACTGGCACTACTACGGCGAGCACGAGACCGTGCGCCAGTTTCCGGCGGGCGGCATCGACCTGGGCGCGGACGGCCGCGTGGTTCGCCGCGGCGACCGGCTGGGAATCCTCAAGGCCGGCCAGTTCGACAGCATTCCGGCGGGACGCCCGCTGCTGTTCAACGACGTGCTGTACATTCCGCCCTTCGGGACGGTGAACCGCAAGATCCCCGACGTGCTGGGCAAGTTCAAGCTCGACACGGGCGACGGAATCCTCATCCACGGGACCAACGACCCGCTGGCGGTGGGCTTCTGGGGAACGCACGGCTGCGTGCGGCTGTTTGACGACGACATCGCGTTCGTCTTCGCCAACGCCCCGGTCGGCACGCCGGTGTACATCTACTGACGCCGCTCTCCACGACGGCGCGGATGGCGGGACAGCGGGTGCGGTGAGCGCCCGCTGTTTCGTTTTTCCGCTCCGCACTGGCGCGGTGGTCCGCCCCTTGCGCGCGTGCGTTGGCCAACACGCACCGGGAGGCAGAGTGGGCGAGACGGAATGGACGACGACGGACAGGGAAGCGCGGGCCGGACACGTTCTGGACGCGTACAGTGAACGCAGGCGCCAGCGCCGCGGCGAAGACACCTGGTTCGGCGATCCGCGCGGACTGCGCGAAGGGGCCGAAGAAGGGCTGAACGCCGACGAGCTCAGCCGGCGCCGGCTGGATGTGGTGCAGGAGGCGGTGGGCGTGGGCATGGCCGACGAACTCGCCGAACTGATGTACGACATCTCGCGCGACGAAGGGCTGGATCCGCTGCTGGCTTTTGAGCTGGTGCGGTCCGGCATGGGCGTGCTGCCTCCGGAGGACGGGCTCGACAACGCCCCCCGGTTCGGCACGACCGACAAGTACCGCCCGGAGTGGCTGGAGCCGCCGGTGGACCCCGACACGCTGCTGCGCGAGCGCACGCTGCGGGTCAGCTTCCGCCGGCTGCGCGGCTTTCTGGAGCGGTACCAAGACCCGGCCGACGCCTTCCAGGCGTTCGCCCGCGAGCCCGACGTGGGCGCCGTGGGATACTGAAGCCGGAGACCGAACACGAAGACTGATGATGCCGGAAGACACCGCGCCCGAGAGCGCGCCGCAGAATACCCCCGAGCCCGGCGACGCCGCCGCGCCGGAAGCCACACCCACGGCCCAGGCGCCCGCCGCGGAGGCGCAGCCGGCCGATGAGCCGGTGACCCGTGAGTCGCAGGCGGAGGCTCCGGCCTCCGCCGAGACCCCGGCGGAAGCTCCGGTTTCCGCCGGGGCCCCGTCCGAAGCGCCCGCCCCGGCGGACGTTCCGGCCGTGGCGCAGAACGTTCGCCCGGAGCCGCCGCAGGGCCCGGGCTTCGTGGACCTGGGGCTGGCCCCGGAAATCCTCGTGGCGCTGGACGCGCTGGGGTACGAGGAGCCCACGCCCATTCAGGTACGCGCCATTCCCGTGCTGCTGGCCGGGCGCGACGTCATCGGCCGCGCGGCGACCGGAACGGGAAAGACGGCGGCGTTCGCGCTGCCGCTGGTGCAGCGCATTGACCCGTCCGTCCGCGGCGTGCAGGCGCTGGTGATGGCGCCCACCCGCGAGTTGGCCGTTCAGGTGGCCGAGGCCACGCAGAAGTACGGCGCGCGGCGCGGCGTTTCGGTGCTGGCCGTGTACGGCGGGCAGGACATCACCCGCCAGCTTCGCGAACTGCGGCGCGGGGTGCAGGTCGTGGTCGGCACGCCGGGGCGTCTGCTGGACCACATCCGGCGCGGCTCGCTGGACCTTTCCGGCACGCAGTACGTGGTGCTGGACGAGGCCGACGAGATGCTGGACATGGGCTTCATCGAGGACATCGAAGCCATTCTGGAGCAGCTGCCCAAGGAGCGGCAGACGGCGCTGTTCTCGGCCACCTTCCCGCCGCGCATCGCCGACCTGGCGCGGCGCGCGCTCAAGGAGCCGGAACGCGTCACCGTCGTCCCCGAAAAGCTGGACACTCCGCTGGTGCGGCAGGTGGCGTACCTGATGCCGCGGCAGCACAAGCTGGAGGCGCTGGCGCGCATTCTGGACGTGGAGGCGCCCACCTCGGCCATCATCTTCTGCCGCACCCGCGGCGAGGTGGATGAACTGACGGCGGCGCTGGGCGTGCGGGGCTACCACCCCGAGGCGCTGCACGGCGGGCTGGCGCAGGCGCAGCGCGACCGGGTGATGGCCAAGTTCCGCCAGGGCACGGCGGACCTGCTCATCGCCACGGACGTGGCGGCGCGCGGGCTGGACGTGGAGCACGTGAGCCACGTGGTGAACTACGACATTCCGCAGACGCCGGAAGTGTACGTGCACCGCATCGGCCGCACGGCGCGCGCCGGGCGCGAAGGTACGGCGCTTACGCTGGTGCTGCCGCGCGAGCGGTTCCTGCTCAAGGCCATCGAGCGCACGACGGGGCAGCCCTTTGAGCACGCCAAGGTGCCGCGTCCGGAGGAGATCCGGGCCCGCCGCCGCGGCCGCATCGTGGATTCGGTGCGTGAGGCGCTGGCGTCGCCGGACGAGCTGGAAGCGTTCCGCGACATCGTCCGCCCGCTGATGGAGGAGTTCGATCCCATCGACGTGGCGGCCGCGGCGCTGCGCATCGCGGCCAAGAAGTCGGGGACGGAAGAGCCGGGGAGCGATACGGAGATTCCGGAGTTCGACGATCGCGGCGGGCAGCGCACGGAGCGCTTCAGCAGCGGCGGCGAAGAGGGCCGTGGCCCGCGCGGGCGCCGCGACCGCCAGGAAGGCGGGCGCACGCCGGCCGGAAAGGCGACGCTGTACATCGGCATCGGCCGCCGGCGGGGGATTCGCCCGGCGGACATCGTGGGCGCCATCGCGGGCGAGGCGCGCATCAGCGGCGACCGCATCGGCGCCATCGAGATCGCGGACCAGTTCACGCTGGTGGATGTGGACGAGGCCGATGCGGACGCGATCGTGGAGAAGCTGAGCAAGGCGAGCATCCGCGGGCGGCCGGTGGCCATCCGCCGCTCGCGTGAGGATCAGGGCGAGGTGCGCGGGGCCAGCGGCCCTCCGCGCCGCGACTACGCGGACGGTCCGCGCGGCCCGCGCCGCGACGGTCCCGGACGCGGCCGTGATGGCGGCGGCGGGTACCGCGGCGGTCGCTGATCGTCTCAGCGGATGAACGAAACGGGGGCGCACCGATCAGGTGCGCCCCCGTTTTTGTTGCCGGCGGGATTCGTGTGAGGGGCGGAGTTCGCGGGCGGCCCCCACCCGGGCCGGCACCACCGGCCCACCCTCCCCCAACGAGAGCGAATAAATCCGCCGCTCAAAAAGCGGAAAGCCCCGACACCGGCTGCTGGCGCATCCGGTTCGGGGCTTCAACTGCATCACAGGCGTTCGACAGTGTCCGCCGCCGCAGTCCGCGGAGGCGGACTTCGTGGTTCTCGAGGCGCGGTTTCAACCGCCGGACAAAAACTGCGGACGCTCACCGAACCATCCTCCGCGCCGAACGGCCCCCCCTCCCCCGCTTGCGGGGCGAGGGGGCTGGGGGGAGGGGGGGTGCCCGTCGCCCGCGCCAGATCATCCGGATCGCACAAAACCGGGGTGTGCTCCCTCTCCCACGTCCGTTTGTGGGAGAGGGTCGTCGCGCGCAGCGCGCGGGGTGAGGGCTACGCCGCCGCGTCCAGGAACGGCGCGGGATGATCCGCATCCAGCAGCCCCGCATCCGCCGCGCGGCGGAACAGTTCGCGGATGGCGCGCTCGCCCTCGGGCTCCACATCCACCGAAAAGCGGTTCACGTACAGGTCGATGTGCTGCTTCGCGACGGCGTCATCCATCTCCTGCGCGTGCGCGCGGACGTACGCGCGCGAGTCTTCCGGGTGCGCAAAGGCGTGCTCGACCGAGCGGCGGATGGCGGCATCCACCTCGCGGATGGCCTGCTCGCCCAGCGCCCGCCGCGCCATGATGCCGCCCAGCGGAATCGGCAGACCCGTCGTCTGCTCCCACCACTCGCCCAGGTCCGCCACCTTCACCAGCCCGTGCTGCGGATAGGTGAACCGCGATTCGTGGATGATGAGCCCCGCGTCCACGTCGCCGCGCGCCACCGCGGGCATGATGTCGCTGTACACGACCTCGATCCCCGGCTCCGCGTCGGGCGCAAAGAGGCGCAGCAGCAGGTTCGCCGTCGTGTTGCGGCCGGGGATGGCGATGCGCTTGCCCCGCAGCGACTCGCGGTCCATCGGCTCGCGCGACACGATCAGCGGGCCGCAGCCGCGTCCCAGCGCGCCGCCGCTGCGCAGGAGTACGTAGTCGCGAAGCAGCGCGGGCGCGGCGCCGTACGAGATCTTGGTGACGTCCAGCTCCGCCGCGGCGGCCAGCCGGTTGAGCGTTTCCACGTCTTCCAGCCGCTCGGTAAACTGCATCCCGTCCGCCGGGATCCGGCCGTGCACCAGCGCGTCGAAGATGAAGGTGTCGTTGGGGCAGGGCGAGTAGCCCAGCGAAAGCGTATGCGGGTCAGCCATGTTCCGGTTCGGTCGGTGTCGGATTACAGATGCGCGGCCACGCCCCGGCCAGCGTCAGGACGGCGTCCTGCGCGGCCTCCACGGCCGGCGCGATGCGCCAGCGGGACATGTCGCGGTCTTCCACGTGATTGCTCACGGCGCGTACTTCCAGGAACGGTACCCCGTAGATGGCACAGACGTGCGCCAGCGCCGCGCCTTCCATCCCTTCGCACAGCGCGCCGAAGCGTTCCGCGCGCTCGCGGCCCAGCTCATCCGTGCCGGAGCAGGCGCTCACGGTGACGAACGGGCCGGTCCGCACCTCGCATCCGGACCACGCCAGCGCCGCGCGGGCCCGGTCCACCAGTCCTTGATCCAGCGCGAAGTCGTTGAAGACGGGGCCCGCCTCGCCGCGCCAGAGCGGAATGCCGATCGCGTCCGTGCCGATCCACCCGTCCGGCGTCTGCACGCCTTCGTCGCCGTAGACGGCGTGCGTGGCGAGCGCGACGTCGCCCAGCGAAAGCCCGGAGCCGGGGTAGGCGCCGCCGATGCCGAATCCCACCAATCCCGACACCGCGCGCGTTTCCAGCAGCGCCGTGGCCGCGTGCGCGACGTTGGTCTTGCCCATCCCGCCGGGGAGGATGATGACGGGCGTGCCGCCCAGCCGCCCCGTCCACCCATCCTTGCGGCCGATGACGACGGGTTCTCCGTCGTCGAGCGCCGCCACGAGACGTGCGCACTCGAACGGAACGGAGCAGATGAGCGCCAGTGGCGCGGAATG
It contains:
- a CDS encoding 1,4-dihydroxy-6-naphthoate synthase, encoding MADPHTLSLGYSPCPNDTFIFDALVHGRIPADGMQFTERLEDVETLNRLAAAAELDVTKISYGAAPALLRDYVLLRSGGALGRGCGPLIVSREPMDRESLRGKRIAIPGRNTTANLLLRLFAPDAEPGIEVVYSDIMPAVARGDVDAGLIIHESRFTYPQHGLVKVADLGEWWEQTTGLPIPLGGIMARRALGEQAIREVDAAIRRSVEHAFAHPEDSRAYVRAHAQEMDDAVAKQHIDLYVNRFSVDVEPEGERAIRELFRRAADAGLLDADHPAPFLDAAA
- the mqnB gene encoding futalosine hydrolase, yielding MNSHSAPLALICSVPFECARLVAALDDGEPVVIGRKDGWTGRLGGTPVIILPGGMGKTNVAHAATALLETRAVSGLVGFGIGGAYPGSGLSLGDVALATHAVYGDEGVQTPDGWIGTDAIGIPLWRGEAGPVFNDFALDQGLVDRARAALAWSGCEVRTGPFVTVSACSGTDELGRERAERFGALCEGMEGAALAHVCAIYGVPFLEVRAVSNHVEDRDMSRWRIAPAVEAAQDAVLTLAGAWPRICNPTPTEPEHG